One window of the Melanotaenia boesemani isolate fMelBoe1 chromosome 14, fMelBoe1.pri, whole genome shotgun sequence genome contains the following:
- the LOC121653552 gene encoding pulmonary surfactant-associated protein D-like isoform X1, which translates to MGPVEIQESLDPQGAKARRGEKGDSGFQGDPGPPGPPGKQGFKGRQGPTGLHGFGGPLGPPGLPGPTGSDGIMGEQGNQGQDGPKGDQGPAGIQGYPGLRGNKGREGRTGFSGVTGPFGEMGKSGETGPEGEPGSGWSSRAERT; encoded by the exons at gggGCCAGTGGAAATCCAGGAAAGCCTGGACCCTCAG GGTGCTAAAGCCAGACGGGGTGAGAAGGGCGATTCAGGCTTCCAAGGAGACCCG gGACCTCCAGGGCCTCCAGGAAAACAAGGATTTAAGGGGCGTCAAGGCCCAACAGGACTACATGGATTTGGGGGACCATTAGGGCCACCAGGACTACCTGGACCCACT GGGTCTGATGGTATCATGGGGGAACAAGGGAACCAGGGACAAGATGGACCAAAG GGGGATCAAGGACCAGCTGGCATTCAGGGTTATCCTGGACTCCGAGGCAACAAG GGTAGAGAGGGTCGAACAGGATTTTCTGGAGTGACTGGTCCTTTT GGAGAGATGGGGAAATCTGGAGAGACAGGACCTGAAGGAGAACCTG GGAGTGGCTGGAGCTCCAGGGCTGAAAGGACCTAA
- the LOC121653552 gene encoding collagen alpha-1(I) chain-like isoform X2 — MGTRGVKGYLGVKGPPGHQGEMGVRGSDGPQGDPGPDGMVGFPGVQGAQGKPGPSGPTGPKGDSGDPGDEGEIGGPGPPGLDGASGNPGKPGPSGC, encoded by the exons ATGGGCACCAGAGGAGTAAAAGGATATTTAGGAGTCAAAGGACCACCA GGTCATCAAGGGGAAATGGGGGTCAGAGGATCAGATGGACCACAG GGAGATCCTGGTCCAGATGGAATGGTTGGGTTCCCGGGTGTCCAGGGTGCTCAG GGAAAACCTGGACCAAGTGGCCCTACAGGCCCCAAAGGGGATTCT GGTGATCCAGGGGATGAAGGCGAAATAGGAGGACCTGGACCTCCTGGGCTTgat gggGCCAGTGGAAATCCAGGAAAGCCTGGACCCTCAG GGTGCTAA